Proteins from one Cryptomeria japonica chromosome 4, Sugi_1.0, whole genome shotgun sequence genomic window:
- the LOC131064535 gene encoding disease resistance protein TAO1-like produces MDFSVQKDSIDRLGAEAQKVLTDLLKCFGKIHWVGAALSMVGFALARYNEMSSNQRECLEILKAMVNLGKQIVELNEQMPEQKKHLNEAVECIVVGCSICTSQLTAAKTFRFLTASVNAESLKAFQARIDRLYNDLQLWGIIQINKEQHEIKKEQLEIKEEQHEIKKEQPKFAPPSQDHIEYKPAVGIDSAREEVIRLLDLSAQHTSPQAVVVVVHGFGGIGKTTLADNVYKKIDLQSYKQCRIHMLQHCTENYLKSLQEQILNDLFKQKLMLRDCDEGRRMIWSHFRNNSNQPLFLYIDNGLQREDLKKLLPANLGSCLPPKSRLLLTTRNLRETDIFVSWKIERQAYAVSPLPSPEARNLLLTNASEYNDERNIEKLLKLCGGVPLLLDLIGSQLAISTKNANNIEILEMIREGEKVEDEDISDRMVDFVYHRLSPRVKEAFLDIASFFSTGSFSSKYVAYRVGEEELRALEEASFVKTGEYGDTIVHDIVRARGRKMSERNRITDRESLLECLKDEEKLKNLKGIFFNEPSEQPAPIEINEYHLNCMSNSLRILRYEEASQITFRGKCLKAFKQLRYLTLPSDIPDLPMEFEKLEHLFFYDGPLTQGMSLYELPPTLRYMCITNIISSENGVANSKIPSKDTPPFSLVELIFFNIPTMERLSDGVETLTKLEELQIYYCPKLRELPSKIGDLSNLEKIALSDCPGLEEWPSSFENLSKLKTLDLIGCSPKLKESLPHNIKEKCNI; encoded by the exons ATGGATTTCTCCGTACAGAAGGATTCCATAGATAGGTTAGGTGCAGAGGCACAGAAAGTTCTCACAGATTTGCTCAAATGCTTTGGGAAAATTCACTGGGTGGGGGCAGCACTTTCTATGGTGGGATTTGCATTGGCCAGATATAATGAGATGTCTAGCAACCAAAGAGAGTGCCTTGAAATTTTGAAAGCTATGGTTAATCTTGGGAAGCAAATAGTGGAGTTGAATGAGCAAATGCCAGAGCAGAAGAAGCATTTAAATGAGGCAGTGGAATGCATCGTTGTAGGATGCAGCATCTGCACCTCCCAACTTACAGCAGCCAAAACATTCAG ATTTCTTACTGCTTCAGTCAACGCCGAGAGTTTAAAGGCATTCCAAGCGAGAATAGACCGCCTGTACAACGATCTTCAATTGTGGGGTATCATTCAAATAAACAAAGAGCAGCATGAAATAAAGAAAGAGCAGCTTGAAATAAAGGAAgaacaacatgaaataaagaaagaacagCCAAAGTTCGCTCCCCCATCACAGGACCACATTGAATACAAACCAGCAG TTGGAATCGACAGTGCACGAGAAGAAGTAATCCGACTTCTAGATTTGAGTGCACAGCATACATCACCGCAAGCTGTGGTTGTGGTTGTCCATGGTTTCGGAGGAATCGGCAAGACAACTCTGGCCGATAATGTTTATAAAAAAATCGACCTCCAAAGTTATAAGCAGTGCAGAATTCACATGCTTCAACATTGTACAGAGAATTATCTGAAATCCCTCCAAGAACAGATTTTGAATGATTTGTTCAAGCAGAAGCTGATGTTGAGAGACTGTGACGAAGGACGGCGAATGATCTGGTCTCATTTCAGAAACAATTCTAATCAGCCTCTATTTCTGTATATCGACAATGGACTCCAAAGAGAAGATCTGAAGAAACTTCTACCTGCAAACTTGGGCAGCTGCCTTCCACCCAAGAGCAGATTACTTCTCACTACCCGAAATCTCCGGGAGACGGACATCTTTGTCTCCTGGAAAATTGAACGCCAAGCATATGCGGTGAGCCCTCTTCCATCGCCAGAGGCAAGAAACCTTTTGCTGACGAATGCTTCCGAGTACAATGAtgaaaggaacatagagaagctgcttaAGCTTTGTGGTGGTGTTCCGCTTCTGCTTGATTTAATTGGTTCGCAACTGGCTATAAGTACTAAAAAtgcaaataatatagaaatattaGAGATGATTAGAGAAGGAGAGAAGGTGGAAGACGAAGATATCAGCGACCGTATGGTTGATTTTGTCTACCATAGATTGTCGCCACGTGTCAAAGAGGCCTTTCTGGACATCGCATCCTTCTTTTCAACAGGAAGCTTTTCTAGTAAATATGTGGCATACAGAGTTGGAGAAGAGGAATTGAGAGCTCTAGAAGAGGCGTCATTCGTCAAGACAGGTGAATATGGTGACACGATAGTTCATGACATAGTTCGAGCAAGAGGGAGAAAGATGTCAGAGAGAAACAGAATCACAGACCGTGAGAGTTTATTGGAATGTTTGAAAGATGAAGAG AAACTCAAAAACTTAAAAGGCATCTTTTTTAATGAACCATCTGAGCAGCCAGCTCCGATAGAAATTAATGAATATCACCTGAACTGTATGAGTAATTCGTTAAGAATATTACGTTATGAAGAAGCATCTCAAATAACCTTCAGGGGTAAATGTCTTAAAGCATTCAAACAACTCAGATACCTCACACTTCCGAGTGACATTCCTGATTTACCAATGGAGTTTGAGAAACTAGAGCATCTTTTCTTCTACGATGGCCCATTGACGCAAGGCATGAGTTTGTACGAG CTTCCTCCAACTCTGCGTTACATGTGCATTACAAATATAATTTCTTCTGAGAATGGAGTTGCAAATTCTAAAATTCCTTCCAAGGACACTCCACCTTTCTCGCTTGTAGAATTGATCTTTTTCAATATTCCAACTATGGAAAGGTTATCTGATGGAGTGGAGACGCTAACAAAGTTAGAGGAATTACAGATATATTATTGCCCTAAGTTGAGGGAACTTCCTTCCAAAATCGGAGACCTCAGCAATTTGGAAAAAATAGCATTGTCCGACTGTCCTGGCTTAGAAGAATGGCCATCAAGTTTTGAAAATCTCTCAAAATTGAAAACATTAGACTTGATAGGCTGTTCTCCAAAATTAAAAGAATCATTGCCCCACAATATAAAAGAaaaatgtaatatataa